One Streptomyces sp. NBC_01217 genomic region harbors:
- a CDS encoding penicillin-binding transpeptidase domain-containing protein, with translation MRLSARIAAFSLTVTALIGASGYGMALLIADEDVPEAAEEFFAAWADGDLDKASRLTTDPQSALIALKAYKNRTHVTSVDFTPEKVDGSHVPFVVKARISNESTTATWSYRSELDVSSDEGNGERIVWDPAIVHPKLSGRDSQTLETVVAAPATPVVGRDGTALDTQDESLLSGVIRQLSERYALKAGTASLQVRLAPLFGKGGRDSETVAHLVTGKPATIRTTIDPALQRAAEAAVAGDTRASAIAIRPSTGEVLAVASPITSDMNPALEGVEAPGSVFEIVTAAALLEQGAVTPTTRVDCPGQTSVSGTTFTNPKPAAAAGGGTFADVFATSCDTGFVDLADKLSPAALADEAKDVFGLGLNWQTGVTTADGAVPELTGVDKAAAAIGRGEVRLNVLNLASVTATVKNGTFKQPQFVDASMIGTDRAQTERSLSGPIAQQLRDMMRRNASHGTGAQTMTGISRTFSSMAGIAEQGTGRAAHAWFTAFSGDLAVAAVATDNGRGVASAGDITRAILDAR, from the coding sequence ATGCGCCTTAGTGCCCGGATCGCCGCATTCAGCCTCACAGTTACCGCGCTCATCGGCGCCAGCGGCTACGGCATGGCTTTGCTCATCGCCGACGAGGACGTGCCCGAGGCGGCCGAGGAGTTCTTCGCTGCCTGGGCAGACGGTGATCTGGACAAGGCGTCACGTCTCACCACGGATCCACAGTCCGCGCTGATAGCCCTGAAGGCGTACAAGAACCGCACACACGTCACGTCTGTGGACTTCACCCCCGAAAAAGTCGACGGCAGCCACGTTCCCTTCGTGGTGAAGGCACGCATCAGCAACGAGTCCACCACGGCCACCTGGTCCTACCGCTCAGAGCTCGACGTCAGCAGCGACGAAGGCAACGGCGAACGCATAGTGTGGGATCCGGCCATCGTGCACCCAAAGCTGTCCGGCCGTGACAGCCAGACGCTGGAGACAGTCGTCGCCGCTCCCGCCACCCCTGTCGTCGGCCGGGACGGCACAGCACTCGATACACAGGACGAGTCCCTGCTCTCCGGGGTCATCCGCCAGCTCAGCGAGCGATACGCCTTGAAAGCGGGAACGGCGTCCCTTCAGGTCAGACTCGCCCCCCTGTTTGGTAAAGGCGGCAGAGACAGCGAGACCGTAGCGCACTTGGTCACAGGCAAACCCGCCACCATCCGCACAACGATCGACCCTGCTCTCCAGCGCGCTGCCGAGGCCGCGGTCGCGGGTGACACCCGCGCATCCGCCATCGCCATCCGGCCCAGCACGGGAGAGGTACTGGCGGTCGCCAGTCCCATCACGTCAGACATGAACCCCGCGCTCGAAGGCGTCGAAGCACCAGGTTCCGTGTTCGAGATCGTTACGGCAGCGGCCCTGCTGGAACAGGGTGCAGTGACACCAACCACGCGCGTCGACTGCCCTGGCCAGACATCCGTATCCGGAACGACATTCACCAACCCTAAGCCGGCGGCAGCAGCGGGCGGAGGGACCTTCGCTGACGTCTTCGCGACCTCCTGCGACACCGGCTTCGTGGACCTGGCCGACAAGCTCTCCCCCGCAGCACTGGCCGACGAAGCCAAGGACGTCTTTGGCCTGGGACTCAACTGGCAGACGGGGGTCACAACAGCCGACGGAGCCGTGCCCGAACTCACGGGGGTAGACAAGGCCGCCGCCGCCATCGGCCGCGGCGAGGTCCGACTCAACGTCCTCAATCTCGCATCAGTCACCGCGACGGTGAAGAACGGAACATTCAAACAGCCCCAGTTCGTGGATGCGAGCATGATCGGAACAGACCGGGCACAGACGGAACGCTCCCTGTCCGGCCCGATCGCCCAACAACTGCGCGACATGATGCGCCGCAACGCATCCCACGGCACTGGTGCTCAAACCATGACCGGCATCAGCAGAACATTCAGCTCCATGGCCGGCATCGCGGAGCAGGGCACGGGGCGGGCAGCGCACGCATGGTTCACCGCATTCAGCGGTGACCTCGCCGTCGCCGCCGTGGCAACAGACAACGGCCGTGGTGTTGCGAGCGCCGGTGACATCACCCGGGCCATCCTCGACGCCCGCTGA